One genomic window of Gracilinema caldarium DSM 7334 includes the following:
- a CDS encoding FAD-dependent oxidoreductase — protein MPEKAKKIVIIGGVAAGATAAARLRRLDESAEIILLERGPYVSFANCGLPYHIGGTIEKRSKLLLQTPEGFFSRYRVQVMLNTEAVEIDRQKKTVTVRNNKSPDPNQALSTIEYDGLILAQGGTPVIPPLPGVDQTHVFKLWTIPDMDAINKYIKEHNPKHVIVVGGGFIGLETAEAFVERGLLVTIVELTDHLMPPMDAVYGKRIQERFEAAGALVLVQKGVQSIQKDSVTLNDGSTIPADMVLLSVGVRPNTELAKKAGLEIGATGALVVDEYLRTQDPFIWAAGDMIEVVSRVSGAKVRIPLAGPANRQGRIAATNLLAALAEQRREAGPAPLKYRGAIGTSVVKIFDETAASTGFSLAAARRAGLDARETTILKAHHATYYPGDQDLLLTLVYEAKTGKLLGAQAYGKEGVEKRIDAAAVAIYAGLTVENLTEIDFAYAPPYSSANDPLNMAAFTAVNTMTGYSPQISADELPLDGSVQILDVRTYGEYAHGHLAAAIHIPLDELRDRLDELSKDKPVRIISKGGFEGHLANRVLKQLGYQDVAYISGGWATLRLRKGLNIEA, from the coding sequence ATGCCAGAAAAGGCTAAAAAAATAGTGATTATTGGCGGTGTGGCTGCTGGGGCTACAGCGGCAGCCCGACTTCGCAGGCTGGACGAATCTGCGGAAATAATTCTCCTTGAACGGGGCCCCTATGTTTCCTTTGCAAACTGCGGCCTTCCCTATCATATTGGCGGAACAATTGAGAAACGGAGCAAACTGCTCCTACAGACTCCTGAGGGTTTTTTCAGCAGATATCGAGTCCAGGTTATGTTGAACACCGAAGCTGTCGAAATTGACCGGCAGAAAAAAACTGTCACGGTGCGTAACAACAAGTCCCCAGATCCTAATCAGGCCCTTAGCACCATAGAGTATGATGGACTTATCCTTGCTCAGGGCGGTACTCCGGTTATTCCGCCTCTCCCTGGGGTTGACCAGACTCATGTGTTTAAGCTCTGGACCATTCCCGACATGGATGCCATTAACAAATACATAAAAGAGCACAATCCGAAACATGTGATCGTAGTAGGGGGTGGCTTTATCGGCCTTGAAACCGCAGAAGCCTTTGTTGAACGGGGACTCTTGGTAACCATCGTTGAACTTACCGACCACCTGATGCCCCCCATGGATGCTGTGTATGGCAAACGGATACAGGAACGCTTCGAAGCCGCAGGAGCTCTAGTCCTGGTCCAGAAGGGAGTGCAGAGTATTCAGAAGGATAGTGTTACTTTAAATGATGGCAGTACTATTCCGGCAGACATGGTACTCCTTTCCGTAGGGGTACGGCCAAATACGGAGCTCGCAAAAAAAGCAGGTCTTGAAATCGGAGCAACCGGAGCTCTCGTTGTTGATGAATATCTCAGGACTCAGGATCCCTTTATCTGGGCTGCAGGCGACATGATAGAGGTGGTTTCCCGGGTATCGGGGGCCAAGGTTCGGATTCCTCTGGCAGGTCCGGCAAACCGGCAGGGCCGTATTGCAGCGACCAACCTTCTAGCAGCCCTGGCTGAACAGCGGAGAGAAGCCGGACCGGCGCCCCTCAAGTACCGCGGAGCCATCGGGACCTCAGTGGTTAAGATTTTTGATGAGACCGCAGCCAGTACGGGATTTTCCCTTGCCGCAGCCCGCAGGGCCGGTTTGGATGCCCGGGAAACCACCATTCTCAAGGCCCATCATGCAACATATTATCCGGGGGATCAGGACCTCCTGTTAACCCTGGTCTATGAGGCAAAGACGGGAAAACTGCTCGGCGCCCAGGCTTATGGTAAGGAAGGTGTAGAGAAACGGATTGATGCAGCAGCGGTCGCAATTTATGCAGGGCTGACAGTTGAAAACCTTACGGAGATCGATTTTGCCTATGCACCGCCCTACTCTTCCGCCAATGATCCCCTGAACATGGCCGCCTTTACGGCAGTGAATACCATGACCGGCTACAGCCCTCAAATTTCTGCTGATGAACTGCCTTTGGATGGTTCAGTACAGATCCTCGATGTCCGGACCTATGGCGAATATGCCCATGGTCACCTGGCTGCGGCTATCCATATTCCCCTGGACGAACTGCGGGATCGATTGGATGAGCTATCCAAAGATAAACCGGTTCGGATCATTTCAAAAGGTGGTTTCGAAGGGCATTTAGCGAACCGGGTTCTGAAGCAGCTGGGTTACCAGGATGTTGCATATATAAGCGGTGGCTGGGCCACTCTCAGACTGAGAAAGGGTCTCAATATTGAAGCATAA
- a CDS encoding rhodanese-like domain-containing protein, producing MAGNLVEEKIKVGALVVDVRTEDEFMDEAFPGAINIPVGELQVRMKELEPKDRPLVLYCASGARSALAARILKAAGWTDVINAGGLWDMPGY from the coding sequence ATGGCAGGAAATTTAGTAGAAGAAAAAATCAAAGTTGGAGCTCTGGTGGTAGATGTCCGTACAGAAGATGAATTTATGGATGAGGCTTTTCCCGGGGCGATTAACATTCCCGTGGGCGAACTGCAGGTTCGAATGAAAGAACTGGAACCCAAGGATCGACCTCTGGTTCTCTATTGTGCTTCCGGAGCCCGCAGTGCCCTGGCGGCCCGAATTCTAAAAGCCGCAGGCTGGACCGACGTCATTAACGCTGGCGGCCTCTGGGATATGCCCGGGTATTAA
- a CDS encoding formylglycine-generating enzyme family protein, with protein MVLLKYKIYLRVMVLFFICLVPVRLAAQTLNMIFVKGGTFWQGSNEAPYSANERPHKTTVNSFYISNTEITQAQWQEVMGTNPSKFPGKDRPVEYVSWYDAIQFCNTLSLKEGLIPTYKIDGTKVEWDKTANGYRLPTEAEWEYAARGGQIGAITDEPLSKAPYAGTDSSAASVGWYETNSGKSTKPVAQKAPNALGLYDMSGNVWEWCWDWYGAYPKEEVVNPDGSQNQTGQKVLRGGSWFTPEKLLRTTYRYWNVPTFKVNSVGFRIARNAGAQDGDEFALPGGLNLFEALSPPEQKR; from the coding sequence ATGGTGTTACTTAAATATAAAATCTACTTACGTGTCATGGTACTTTTTTTTATTTGTTTGGTACCAGTTCGTCTTGCAGCTCAAACGTTGAATATGATTTTTGTGAAAGGGGGGACCTTCTGGCAGGGCAGTAATGAAGCGCCCTATTCCGCCAATGAACGACCACATAAAACTACAGTCAATTCTTTTTATATTTCCAATACTGAAATTACCCAAGCCCAATGGCAAGAGGTTATGGGTACAAACCCTTCGAAATTCCCGGGAAAGGATCGTCCTGTTGAATATGTCTCTTGGTATGATGCAATACAATTTTGTAATACTTTAAGTCTTAAGGAAGGGCTTATACCCACATATAAAATTGATGGTACTAAGGTTGAATGGGACAAGACTGCAAATGGATATCGGTTGCCCACAGAGGCTGAATGGGAATACGCTGCCCGGGGAGGTCAAATAGGTGCAATTACCGATGAGCCCCTTAGTAAGGCCCCTTATGCTGGTACTGACAGCTCAGCTGCTTCTGTAGGCTGGTATGAGACGAATAGTGGTAAAAGTACAAAACCTGTAGCTCAGAAAGCCCCCAATGCATTAGGCCTTTACGATATGAGTGGCAATGTATGGGAATGGTGCTGGGACTGGTACGGAGCTTATCCAAAGGAAGAAGTAGTCAATCCAGATGGATCTCAAAACCAAACTGGTCAAAAAGTACTTCGGGGCGGTTCCTGGTTTACTCCGGAAAAACTGCTCCGAACGACATACCGTTACTGGAATGTGCCGACATTTAAGGTTAATTCTGTGGGTTTTCGCATTGCCCGTAATGCAGGAGCCCAAGACGGAGATGAATTTGCCCTTCCTGGGGGCCTTAATCTGTTTGAAGCTCTTTCACCACCTGAACAAAAACGTTAA
- a CDS encoding tetratricopeptide repeat protein → MNLLYAFYERRALNAFVENDFPKARDLFNKMLKKWPQRIGIRHNLGLVYVALRDFQAAETCFLKDLEDYGESVSRHRALGDLYFSWGKASESAQHYEKALALARAENRGSRSEISPDINFMQRRIALCNNEEAFRKAMEGEAALQRGLAAQQHKDWELAYREFKTAAEADPTNFPAWNNRGSIAMNMYKDIDEAKRCFAEAAKLSAAPAIMQNLLLVTKGR, encoded by the coding sequence ATGAACCTGCTCTATGCTTTTTATGAACGAAGGGCCCTGAATGCCTTTGTGGAAAATGATTTCCCAAAAGCCAGGGATCTGTTCAACAAAATGCTCAAGAAATGGCCCCAGCGTATTGGCATCCGCCACAACCTGGGGCTTGTGTATGTTGCCCTCAGGGATTTTCAAGCTGCAGAAACCTGTTTTCTGAAAGACTTAGAGGACTACGGAGAATCAGTAAGCAGGCATCGAGCGTTGGGAGATCTTTATTTTTCCTGGGGAAAGGCAAGTGAATCGGCCCAGCATTACGAAAAAGCCCTTGCTTTAGCCCGTGCAGAAAACCGAGGTTCCAGATCCGAGATATCGCCGGATATCAATTTTATGCAGCGGCGCATTGCTCTTTGTAACAATGAAGAGGCTTTCCGGAAAGCCATGGAAGGAGAAGCGGCCCTGCAACGAGGTCTTGCAGCCCAGCAGCATAAAGACTGGGAGCTGGCTTACAGGGAATTTAAGACCGCAGCCGAAGCTGACCCGACCAACTTCCCCGCCTGGAATAACCGGGGGTCAATTGCAATGAATATGTACAAAGATATTGATGAAGCGAAGCGCTGCTTTGCCGAAGCCGCCAAACTGAGCGCGGCTCCGGCAATAATGCAAAACCTGTTATTGGTTACGAAAGGCCGGTAA
- a CDS encoding ATP-dependent Clp protease proteolytic subunit: protein MKSLYSEYIRRNEGEDEPEEKESVPQGGPDPLVGKMLKTRTILLSGEINKELAERTIRQLLLLEDMSDDPIKIFIDSPGGDADAGYAIFDMIRFVKPPVWTIGMGLVASAAAIILLAAPKERRIGLPNSHYLIHQPLSGIRGVATDIEIHARELEKLREKINRLISQETGQKFVQVEKDTDRDFWMNADEAVKYGLISRVVEQRSDL, encoded by the coding sequence ATGAAGTCTTTATATAGTGAATATATTCGCCGTAACGAAGGTGAAGATGAGCCCGAAGAAAAAGAGTCTGTTCCTCAGGGTGGTCCTGATCCGCTCGTTGGGAAGATGTTAAAAACACGAACGATACTTCTTTCCGGTGAAATTAATAAGGAACTGGCAGAAAGAACCATTCGCCAGCTTTTATTGTTGGAAGATATGAGTGATGATCCGATCAAGATCTTTATTGATTCACCTGGCGGAGATGCAGATGCTGGGTATGCCATTTTTGACATGATCCGTTTTGTTAAGCCCCCTGTCTGGACCATCGGTATGGGACTTGTAGCTAGTGCTGCTGCAATAATTCTCCTTGCAGCTCCCAAGGAACGGCGGATTGGGCTCCCAAACAGCCATTATCTCATTCATCAACCCCTTTCCGGTATTCGTGGTGTAGCTACAGATATTGAAATTCATGCCCGGGAATTGGAAAAATTGCGGGAAAAGATCAACCGGCTTATTTCCCAGGAGACCGGTCAGAAATTTGTACAGGTAGAAAAGGATACGGACCGGGATTTCTGGATGAATGCTGACGAAGCGGTTAAGTATGGCCTCATCAGCCGGGTGGTCGAACAACGTTCAGATTTATAA